DNA from Coffea arabica cultivar ET-39 chromosome 10c, Coffea Arabica ET-39 HiFi, whole genome shotgun sequence:
AGGTTTAAACGTCTATTCATAAATCTGACCAACTTCTTTCCATCTCTTTTCCTTCCTCTTGACTGTTGTCATATCCAAATGATTTAAGGTATTGATGGAAAAGTCTTTTTCCAGTATCAACGTAAGCAATAGCAAAACCACATTAACCAGCGGATTGTGCAGATCAACGGATTAGAGGGCAAACTACCTTATGAACATAGTAGACCTCTTCATAAAGATGAACAAAAAGCAAATgcaaaaaaggacaaaaaaaaagagaaaagaaaagttatGCTTCAGGAATAACGAGCAGATATATTAAGTGGACCACAAAACTACATCCCCCTTAAGTTGACTAATTTGCTACAGTTCAGTGTCTTTTGCTTAGTATTCCCAAGGCTGTAATGATCTAACCCAGTCTATCTGCATCTAATTAAGTTGCGAAGCAAGGAAACTTCTTTGGAACGTAAAGGTGATGCAAGCAAACGTTGATACGTGTATGTCTTATTTTTCTTCATGGTTTAGTACTGAAATCCTGCCTTTTCCAACGTTTCGAAGGTAGATCGAGGTTTAAAGGATTTTTTGATCTGAACAGAAAACAAAATATCTGCTTGATTTCATTTCCTGTTCTTCTTTTTAGTTCCAATTACATTTGAATAACATAACTCTTATGCTGCCTTTGGCAATAACCAAGATCAAGACGGATTAAAGCACCTCGAGACTTGCTTCAAATACAATATCTATACTTCATCAATCATCCATCCTGGTCTGTGTTGTATTTGGTAATCTCCAGCCTCGCACAAATGAACTGAAAAGATGCAGAGCCCTTGAAGGCTGAGCGAAAGGTACCATATGAGCAGCACCCCTTACAGTTGCAAAGGTTAACAGATTTCCATACTCAGTTACCCAACCACCCACCTATGCAAGAAAAGTCGAGAAATGAATGATACAAGAAGCCTCGTTGCAGCATgaaaatacatggtaatatgcTGGCATCTAATGTACCTGACGCTTGTGAAACCAAGCTCCATATGGGACTGTAGTTTGCAAGTGCAAATCATGAGCAAGTTCACGAACGAGTGTCCGGGAGCCAAGCAATGGTACAACAGAATCTTGATCACCACTGTATTTGCAGTTAATTTTTTGTATTAATGATCAATCTAACTAAAAGAAGTAGTAGTACATTTTACGCTTTTGAATGATTTAATACTTTACCTAAAAACCCACACTGGAATGCCACTCTGTAGTATTTGCTTAAGCAATGGAAGCATGTCCAAGTTTCCATCAGCTTGAGTGTAATTAAGATCACTGCAAcaacaaaggaaaaaatgatAAGCAGGCTCTCAAGAACTTAACCTCCGTAATTCTACTCTGTAACTTCTCTAGCATGCCTAAATAATGTATAAGGAGAAGAGAAATCAATAGTGTAAAAATCTAGGAAGATATATAGGCTTAAAATATTCACAGAATTGGCAATTATTCTCCAATGCAAAGAGTCCCCCCAAATTCAACTACCAACCTTGTCCCCtcacccacccccccccccccccaaattttttctcttttccatcCATATGCTTAATCCCagaattgaggcatttttagTGCTTTAACACCACAAGTTTCAGAGCCTCAAGGGCCTCATTTCAGCAGAACAGATTACTTTTGTAGAATATTCCGTCACGAACTTAAATAAGAAGTTCAGCTCATTTTTCTAGATTAATAAGATCTTGAAGTTTAATAAAACTTCATACActtattttttcctttcctgATTCTTTGAtgtggaaaaaaagaaaaaacaaaatgcaattttcttCTTGGATTGGCATTAAATGCTAACAAAAGTGGTAGTTGAAGATGGAAATGAAGGCACTTTCAACCATGATATATGAGGACTAGGATGGGAGGTTGAGAAGCAGAGAAAGTCCAAAGCAAGGAGCAGTTCAAAGTCTCGAATGTTTGAGCATGGTAAGTTCATAGTAAGGATGCTTTAGTGACTTACTCATTGCACATGGACCAGCCATGTGGTAAATTGGTCCTATTTGCATGAAGAGCCTTCTGGACTTCAGGAAGATTAAAGTAGAAACGCCTTTCATAAGTCATGCACACATCAACTCCTAGACTAATCTTAGTAGCCTGTAAAACAATATAGCATCACAAGTGTTTGATGATACTGCAATAGTTAATTGATCTTTCAACTGAAGGAGAAAAATGAATACCAGTTTCTTTAGTCGCAGCTCTTGCTCTACTATTGATGGATAACATACATCAAGAATAACATCATAATTGTTTATATAGTCTCCAACAATTTGGTTTGCTTGAGATATGGCAGAATTACATGCTTCTGTGACATTGTGGGGACTAGGGTAGGTATAGTCTTCAAAATCACAGTTGTTCATTATAGCCAGGCCAACCTCATCAGAAATCATCCCATGGGACCAAAAGTACTCATATGTTGCTGGAACATCACGATCCAATTTGAGGAGTGGATTTCCTATCTGGCCAAATGAAACCATATAAATGCCAATGACCAAAGGAACTAACAGAAGCCTATACACCAAGAAATCCTCCTCAAACTCCAGAGCAGAAAATGAAAACTATTCACTCTCTCggaatcaaaactgaaattcatTTTTCCTTACCGCGACTCCTTTGATATTGAACTTGAAATCTTTAGAATCTGCATTATGGTCCAGCAGAGCAACAGCCAGCTGTGGAATGTAATGACCTATAAAATGACATATAGAAATATATCATTCGTCCAATTATGAAGATAACATCTTCAAGAGGGACAGGAAAGAGTTCGCTTGATGTCAAGTGAAATCATAACATCATTTGTAAGCAACATAAAACCTAATTATGAACATAGAAAAAAGGACAATAGACAACTCACAGTTTTTGCCTAGCTGGAAATTACTTTCTACAGTCAACCACAACTATGTTCCATACAACCTGTTTCTTTCGTTTTGAGCTTGAAAATTAGAATAAATGTTGTCTATCCTGGATTTGTTCTTCCTTATTCATGAAAGccgaaaacaagaaaagctgcGCGGATGTTAGATTCATAGTCAAGCATATCATGAAGCTTGATACAGCAGGCTCCATATGAGTACTGAGGATGACCATAGGCTTCATTTTAGAGTTGGCAAGTGATGAGGACCACATAAAGGGAAAATTTGTGATAGCGTCAAGTGACAACAATTGCCAGGAcagctacttttttttttttcttttttcccactTCTAACAAGATAAGGTGAGCCAGGTCACGCGTGCTTTCCACTAAATTCAAAAGTGGCAGAAAATTTTCTATTACTCAATGAAAACTATTCATGACTTTACAACAAGAGCACTATTTAAGTGCTTTAAAGAATTCAAACACCATAGCCCAGCACTTGATATCACCAAACAcccaacaaaaaagaaaagacagtCAGACTAACATTTCCCACATTGCAAACCATCTTTACCTGCATAGCTTTCTCCAGTGAGAAACAAAGCTCTGGATCTGAATGAGGGAAACTTCTTGAACCATTCCATCATAAATATGTGCATATCCCGCGCTGCcagaaattttaaaagaaaaaaaaaatttcaattctcTTAGAGAATTTGCAAGCATCATGTGTAGCTAATCGCCTACTACTGATATCTCGTCCTCCTGGCCATCTATATTAAATCCAAGGGTAGTTTAAAGCCACATGGTCTCATTTACCTGTATTGGCATCACCAGTGTTGTAATCTGAACTTGTATTTGAATATGACCATCCTACTCCTGCTGGGGACTCGACAAAAAGGAGATTTGATgctacaagaaaaagaaaaacatcagaaaagaTGAGTACAAACAAGAGCCTTTTTCATGCTTCCTAGATTAATCAACgataagttttaaaaattatccGGTATCTTAACTTGAGCTGCATACCTCTATTCCATGACATCTTATTTCTTCTAAGGGCTCGGCCATCACCTCTGGGAAAGAAGGGACCGAATTCTGTGAAGGCTCCCCCACCAATTGATGAGCAACCGGGGCCTAGAGAAGAATAGGTCAAAGTGAAACCTCTGTTTAAGTGCCTATCTTAAACAAACCCCACGAACATGGCCTAAAGTTAAATAACTATACTTTAATCATAATATTAGACATCCATGAACATTTTACTCACCCTAGAACTGAGGTACGTATAGGTAAattatagtaataataataaagaataAAGTTGAATCAACAGCTAATATAGTTCAATTGTTTTGGAGTTCAGCAGAAAGAGCTCAAACTCTGTCTGTTAAACCAGGAGCCAAGCTATGGAACTCGATAAAATATTCAAGAATTCtgaattgcatgttttgaaCATTAGTATTTCACCTCAAATTCTTTGAAAGTTCCTAACTTTATGGAAGTAGGAAAACTTTTCATCGAAATTTCacattggaaagataagaaagaaagaaattctgGTTCAACTTGTACTAGTTATTGAAGGATATACAGTTGTCCCTGCAATCGGAAAGAGCGCAAGGAGCAGGACTCACTTTCGTTTTATAATAAACAAGGAATAAAAGAATGGATTCTTATCCAAcagaaatttccaagaaagtacAGTGTCCTGGCCCCAACACAAACGGAACAAAAGAAACATCTAAACATCCAAATACTTAATCAATTTAGTACACAAGAAAGTACAGTACGCATCAAAATTAGAACCAAGCCAGCTCTCACTGTGTGTAGTGTGTGTAACAGACAGAGTAAGAGCGAGCTGTGAGCCCAATTGACTTCAATTCTTGCATGTAACAATCAAGAAAAGCACAAAGAACAGAGGGAATGCAGCAGACTATACTAATTACTGAGTAGCACTAACCTCCATTGAGCCAGAGAGCAACAGGTTTCTGATCAGGGTCCTTCTCAGCTTCAACAAAGTAATAAAACAAGCTTCTCCCAGCTTTGACATCCACATCAATATACCCTGCATACTGCTTGAATCCAACTTTAGGCTGCCCAGGCAAAGCCTCCACAAAATCCTCAGCTGGAAATCCATTCCCACCAACCATCAGCCCCGCTAATATCACCAACAATGAAATGCAATGCCATGCCATTCCCATCTCTCCCACCAAACAAATTAAATTTCTCTCCCCAACCAAAGTACAGAATTTCTTTCCCTCCTCTGCTTGACATAAAACAGCTGCCCAGGACTCTATCCACTCATTTCTcttcagaaaagaaaaaacaggagaaaaataaaaaaaaaaagtgggatGTCAAGAATGATTACGGATGATGCAAATTTCAGTTCACAAAGAGAAAAAGCACGTGAATTCTGGGACACCTTTAGCAAAAAGGGATGTCCCTGAAGATCTATATTACAGTAAAGACAAAATTGATAAGCATTTATTAAACAATACCTATGACAATTTGTGCATGTATCAGTGCTGTAAATGTGAGCAAGGGGAGTTAAAGTTGCAGGTTTTTGCTGGGGTAGTAACAAGTAGTCAGTACTAGAAGTACTGAAGAGTGTGAGGTAAGGTCCTCTGGCTTTGCATTACGCAGAGCTGGCTTTGTTTTGGCAGCTTAGCTGGCCTTTTAAATTTGCTGACAGAGTTTGTTACAGAGAGAGAAAACTGATAAGCCCTCTATCTATTATGaagggtttttcttttttttttttttcctagaaAATGGCTTGTAAAATGGTAGAAGTTTTCGATCTATCATAGAGGGAATTCCCTAATAAAGTGCCTATCAATGGTAAGCTGTTAACTTTTTATATAGAGTGAGTGTGTTATCTTTCGAATGATTGCATTAACAATTATTCCCATTTTATTTCACTTTCAATAGAATTTTGTACATCACTTTCAGAAAATTACAACAGCAATATACTTTCTCTATTTCTCGAGTAAAAATCATTATCAAGTCAACCGATTCAGTCCACTATATACATAAATGATTACACTACTACTATTTGCCATTCAACAATCCACATTCCAATTTAAGCAAAATTGGAGCCATGTTATCGGACAAAAGAGACACATTCCAATTAATCTTGATTGCTTAGAGTAATGAGGGGGCAATTTTCTTGcgtggaagagagagagagagagagagagggggggagTGACTTTGGGGGGGCCGGAAGGACTCTGAGGTGCAGGACTGCAGAGTGATAGTAGGGAcagtaaatgcaagaattaatatagtaagggataatttcagaaacctccccggaggtttctgacaatttcactgcaTTCCCTTAAGGTTTGAAACATTACACTTACCTTCCTTGATTTTATAGTTTTAATAACAAaactttaaaataatattgacttagacattttttttaaatgaatatccaGAAATGCCATTGTggaatgagttttaatttatttctctATACAATTACAAGATTATTTAGTATAATTGTAAGAAAAAAGtgtcaaaattttcatattcaTATCTACTATATGTTAAACAGGATTTAGATTtgtaagatagaaaagaaaatgttgaaataattcatttagagtttataaatttttgaaataataggattatcataatttagtagaGCTTTTGGgccatttttttatttattgttaattttaataccaaaaaatagaaaacgaAGATCAGCAAAAATAttgaattatatataaaattaattcatcaaaaaaaaatactagttCGACACTTGGTTATAATTGAAACCTAAAGGCAATAGTGGTAGTTCTACAGTTTTATTGacgaaaaatttttaaaaaaaaggaataagaatgaaaaaataattttaaaactcattctaaggataagcataccaaataagggaatttcattcaaatatttaagggtaaaattgtcattttaaatgaaaAGGGaggtatatataattttttaaactttaagggagctcagtgaaattatcagaaacctcaggggaggtttctgaaattatccctaatacTAATATTGTTGAGATCTAATTGGCATCTTTTAAGGtcagcaaaagaaagaataaaCTGCAGTCAGTCAATAAAGTCCAAGAAAGCAAGTACATCAGGAAAaggtttcttcttctttccgcTAAATAAATGGGATTCTGATACCTTGCAGATTGCGTCTTCTTCCTCCCAGCGAGAACAGAATCCACAACAGTACACTCCCAGGCCAGCTTTTATTACCATTTTCAGACGAGTACAAAAATGGGATTTTGAAGTTTCGATGATAACATGCAATGCTGATTTGTCAGTCATCGCATTTGTACGTTGGACTTTTATCACTCACGGGACATGTCTTTCACAAGAATTGTAATACAATGAACATGGTGGCATGGTGAAGCTTAAAGAATTTCAAAATGCTACATGAAAAATCGCATTGTGATTTATGGTCGTGACATTTGTGCTTATGATTTCATCTTAAGAGCATTTACACTTACAAACTTGTAGAATTATTCTTTCAAGTACCAATAAGAAAAGTGGTTTGCTTCAAAAAAATCTAAGCGGGTGTGTTGTGCATCCGTTTGGTTCGGTAGTGATTCAGTCCACTTCAAATTATTCCTGGATCTCCTTAGATCCGCCCCTTCTCCTTTAATAtagaatagattaggttatacaaCAATTGTCGTctctgacaaaaaaaaaaaaaaaggtaccaATAAGAAAAGTGGCTGGAGGGATCTAGCTGCTAGatgcattaataattatttggattttttttttttttgaatgggCATCTAATAGGCAGCCCTAAGTTATATTTTGGAGACCATACAGCAGGGCATGGATTTCCCTAAAAGTATCAATGTTTAGAATTGGCATCAGAACAATTTGATTGGACTACAAATTGGATGGTGTTCAATTCTGGCTGTCATATATATGTTGAAAACAGAATCAATTGTATCTTGTGCATTATTGTGACAGCTCAGAATAGCAAGTCTATCCTTTGTTGGCTTTATTTGCGTATTTGATAGTACTATTTGCATAAAATTTAACCCTTTGGATAAAGTTTCCTATATCGAAAATGAGTGTAATTACGGGTTTAAATACATGACAAACAAGTTTAATTAGAATTCAGTAACGTGTGTGATTTTAGCTTgggatgcgtttgataaaactgaaatttgaaatctgaaatttgaatatgaatttattaagttacTAAATTGTTAAGTAGTGAATATAACacatttgaatgtatatcatattaagtgaaaagtgaatagtttattacttatttttttgAGCAAATTTTGACTAGGAAATTCAATGACATTTAATTAAGTTAGATGTTCTATATTTTGTTATGAAACGCATCTGAACATGTTAAAATCTAAACTCATTAAATTTAGGTACtgaattaaattatcaaataaggCCTTAGTAAAAAAACAAGAATGAACTTGAGGAAGGGACGGGAAGGGGCTTCAATTTCTCCTCTAATACTTTGAAAGTTTTGTATGGCATTTTCTTTTATGAGTAAAACTTTTAGTCCCCTCAAAAATTTTGGATGCTTTTAAGTTGCAACTTCATagtatatatgtgtatgataTTCGCCGCTCAAAGTAAATACTCTGACTCTGGACTCAACAATTTCCTCAACTCTCAACAATTGAATGAGAAAATCAAGGCCAAGATTTAACCAACTTGTTCCCAATCACATCCCGATATCCTGGTCAATTGGCCTCAAGAATTTTCTCAACAACTCAAcaattgaatgagaaaattaAGGACCAAGATTTAACCACCTCACTTACCCAAGATTTTAAAACTCTAAGGTGCTGCAACAACCCAAAAATCTATTGAAATTCTAATTTTTGCGAAGGGTCCCTGAATAATGCTTCACTTTCCATATTTAAAAAGACTCATTTTGCACCTTAATGAAGAATTCAAACAACTAATCCTAGTCTTGGCTCTTTCTTGAGATTCATGCAACGAAGAAATGATtggaggaaaacaaaagaagatacTTCCAAATCCAATAATGGATACTTTGACTGCTGTTTTAGATTCAAGCAATGAGGAAAATCATAAAGAACACTTTGGCAAATAATCTCTCAACTTATTAATAACGTCAATTTAGACCACACCTAATCTTCCTGCTCATTTAGTAAAATTTGAACTACTCTATTCGGGCACATAAATGATAACCAAAGAACACCAACTTTTAGGACTCGATGTTTTGACTCACTTTCTTGGACTTGTGGGATCACTCTAGTCAATGATCAGTTGATAAAACGATTGATTTGAA
Protein-coding regions in this window:
- the LOC113715092 gene encoding serine carboxypeptidase-like 42; this encodes MGMAWHCISLLVILAGLMVGGNGFPAEDFVEALPGQPKVGFKQYAGYIDVDVKAGRSLFYYFVEAEKDPDQKPVALWLNGGPGCSSIGGGAFTEFGPFFPRGDGRALRRNKMSWNRASNLLFVESPAGVGWSYSNTSSDYNTGDANTARDMHIFMMEWFKKFPSFRSRALFLTGESYAGHYIPQLAVALLDHNADSKDFKFNIKGVAIGNPLLKLDRDVPATYEYFWSHGMISDEVGLAIMNNCDFEDYTYPSPHNVTEACNSAISQANQIVGDYINNYDVILDVCYPSIVEQELRLKKLATKISLGVDVCMTYERRFYFNLPEVQKALHANRTNLPHGWSMCNDDLNYTQADGNLDMLPLLKQILQSGIPVWVFSGDQDSVVPLLGSRTLVRELAHDLHLQTTVPYGAWFHKRQVGGWVTEYGNLLTFATVRGAAHMVPFAQPSRALHLFSSFVRGWRLPNTTQTRMDD